Within Streptomyces antibioticus, the genomic segment TCATCGAGGCGAGGACCTCGGCCTGGGAGACACCGGGGGAGACCGCGTCCCGGGTCTGGAGGACGCCGTAGACGACCCAGGGCTGGCGGCCCATCTCGGTGAAGATCCAGCCCCAGGAGTTGGCGATCAGCGGGAAGCCCAGGGTCCAGATCGCGGCCAGCCAGTACAGCCGGGTGAGCTTGGGACCGAGCGCCTTCTTCGGGAGCAGCACCAGATGCGGCACCTCGTCCTCGCCGACCCGCAGATGCTGCGGCAGCATGAACTTCTTCCGGGTCAGCCACAGGCCGGCCACGCCGACGGCGAGGGACGTCATACCGAAGCCGATCATCCAGCGGAAGCCCCAGTAGGCGACCGGGATGTTGGGCCGGTAGTCGCCGGGCCCGAACTTCTCCTGCTCGGACTTGTTGACGTCGTTGATGCCGGGGACGTACGAGCTGAAGTCGTCGTTGGCCAGGAAGGACAGCAGGCCCGGGATCTCGATGGCGACCTTGTTGTGGCCCTTGTCGACGTCGCCGTAGGCGAAGACGGAGAAGGGCGCGGGGGCCTCGCCGTCCCAGAGGGCCTCGGCGGCGGCCATCTTCATCGGCTGCTGCTCGAACATGATCTTGCCAAGGATGTCACCGCTGACCGCGGTGAGCAGTCCGCCGACGGCGAGCGTGACCAGGCCGAGCCGCAGCGAGGTCTTCATCTCCCGGATGTGCTTCTTGCGCAGCAGATGGAAGGCGGAGATGCCGGCCATGAAGGCGCCACCGGTGAGGAAGGCCGCGGTGAGGGTGTGGAACGCCTGGGCCAGGGCGGTGTTCTGGGTGAGCACGAGCCAGAAGTCGGTCAGCTCGGCCCGGCCCTTCGCCTCGTTGATCCGGTAGCCGACCGGGTGCTGCATCCACGAGTTGGCCGCGAGGATGAAGTAGGCCGACAGGATCGTGCCGATCGAGACCATCCAGATGCAGGCCAGATGGATCCTCTTCGGCAGCCTGTCCCAGCCGAAGATCCACAGCCCGATGAAGGTGGACTCGAAGAAGAAGGCGATGAGGGCCTCGAAGGCCAGCGGGGCGCCGAAGATGTCACCGACGAACCGCGAGTAGTCGGACCAGTTCATGCCGAACTGGAACTCCTGGACGATGCCGGTGACGACACCCATCGCGATGTTGATCAGGAAGAGCTTGCCCCAGAACTTGGTCGCCCTGAGGTACTTCTCGTTCTCCGTGCGCACCCATGCGGTCTGGAGGCCCGCGGTGAGGGCGGCCAGGGAGATCGTCAGGGGAACGAACAGAAAGTGGTAGACGGTCGTGATGCCGAACTGCCAGCGCGCCAGGGTCTCCGGCGCCAAAGCCAGGTCCACGTCGTCGCTCCTTACCTCACACGCTTGTGAACGCGTTCACATTCACAAGCAATTATGGCGCACCGATTTTCGATACGCCGAAGGGGGGTCCCGCTTACCCGCGGGAACCCCCCAGCACCGTCCTTCACACCCCGTCTGAGCAGGACAAACGGGAACCTCCGGCGAGGTCAGCGCTCCTTGCGGAACGCCTCCGCGACCTTCAGGAAGATGTCGTTCGCCTCGGACTCGCCGATCGTCACGCGCACCCCCTCGCCCACGAACGGCCGCACCACGACCCCGTGCTCCTCGCAGGCGGCCGCGAAGGCCGCGGTGGCCTCGCCCAGCCGCAGCCACACGAAGTTGGCCTGAGTGTCCGGCACGGTCCAGCCCTGGGCCCGCAGCCCGTGGGCCACCCGGGCGCGCTCCCCGACCAGGGAGCCGACCCGCCCGAACAGCTCGTCCTCGGCCCGCAGCGAGGCGATCGCCGCCTCCTGCGCCAACTGGCTCACCCCGAACGGCACCGCCGTCTTGCGCAGCGCCGTCGCCACCGGCTCATGGGCGATCGCGAACCCGATCCGCAGACCGGCCAGGCCGTACGCCTTCGAGAAGGTCCGCAGGACGCAGACGTTCGGCCGGCTGCGGTACAGCTCGACGCCGTCCGGCACCTCCGGGTCGCGGACGAACTCCCGGTACGCCTCGTCGAGCACCACCAGCACATCGCCCGGCACCCGGTCGAGGAATCGTTCCAGCTCGGCCCGGCGCACCGCGGTGCCGGTCGGGTTGTTGGGGTTGCAGACGAAGATCAGCCGGGTCCGCTCGGTGATCGCGTCGGCCATCGCGTCCAGGTCGTGCACATCGCCCTCGGTCAGCGGCACCCGCACCGAGGTGGCGCCGCTGATCTGCGTGATGATCGGGTACGCCTCGAAGGACCGCCAGGCGTAGATCACCTCGTCGCCGGGGCCCGCCGTCGCCTGGACGAGCTGCTGGGCGACCCCGACCGAGCCGGTGCCGGTGGCCAGGTGGGAGGCGGGCACCCCGAAGCACCCGGACAGCTCCTCGACCAGGGCCGTGCACGCCAGATCCGGGTACCGGTTGAAGGCGGCGGCCGCGGCCGTCACGGCCTCCATCACACCGGGCAGCGGCGGATAGGGGTTCTCGTTGGAGGACAGCTTGTAGGCCACGGCACCACCGGCCGCGGCGGGCTTGCCCGGCTTGTAGGTGGGAATCCCCTCCAGCTCGGCGCGCAGCTTGGGGCTCGTCTCGCTCACCGCAGTCCTCCTCGTGACCACAACCGGCTTCAATACTGCTCACCTTATGAGGATTCGGCTCGGGTGCGAACAGCTCGGACGGAGCCGGGCCCCCTTCTGTGATCTCTGAGGAGGAAGGGGTACGAATCGGGGGGCGCGCCGCACATATATCTATGCGCCGGTGGTGCGCGCCGTGGCGCGCATCCCTCGTGCAGGTGAGTTGAGACCTCTTCGAGACATCGGTGCGTTGGCAGGCTCATCCGTGCCGACACGACACGTACCGACAAGTAAGCCCTCAACTGACTTGTTTTCTAAGGCATTTGGGGACTCGTGACCTTGCAGAAACGTGCCTGTCAATGCGTGCATATGCGTCCGCCCTACCCCACCGGATGAGCCCTACTATCGGCTC encodes:
- a CDS encoding cytochrome ubiquinol oxidase subunit I, which translates into the protein MDLALAPETLARWQFGITTVYHFLFVPLTISLAALTAGLQTAWVRTENEKYLRATKFWGKLFLINIAMGVVTGIVQEFQFGMNWSDYSRFVGDIFGAPLAFEALIAFFFESTFIGLWIFGWDRLPKRIHLACIWMVSIGTILSAYFILAANSWMQHPVGYRINEAKGRAELTDFWLVLTQNTALAQAFHTLTAAFLTGGAFMAGISAFHLLRKKHIREMKTSLRLGLVTLAVGGLLTAVSGDILGKIMFEQQPMKMAAAEALWDGEAPAPFSVFAYGDVDKGHNKVAIEIPGLLSFLANDDFSSYVPGINDVNKSEQEKFGPGDYRPNIPVAYWGFRWMIGFGMTSLAVGVAGLWLTRKKFMLPQHLRVGEDEVPHLVLLPKKALGPKLTRLYWLAAIWTLGFPLIANSWGWIFTEMGRQPWVVYGVLQTRDAVSPGVSQAEVLASMTIFTALYAILAVIEVKLLVKYVKAGPPELTEADLNPPTKIGGDARDADKPMAFSY
- the hisC gene encoding histidinol-phosphate transaminase, producing the protein MSETSPKLRAELEGIPTYKPGKPAAAGGAVAYKLSSNENPYPPLPGVMEAVTAAAAAFNRYPDLACTALVEELSGCFGVPASHLATGTGSVGVAQQLVQATAGPGDEVIYAWRSFEAYPIITQISGATSVRVPLTEGDVHDLDAMADAITERTRLIFVCNPNNPTGTAVRRAELERFLDRVPGDVLVVLDEAYREFVRDPEVPDGVELYRSRPNVCVLRTFSKAYGLAGLRIGFAIAHEPVATALRKTAVPFGVSQLAQEAAIASLRAEDELFGRVGSLVGERARVAHGLRAQGWTVPDTQANFVWLRLGEATAAFAAACEEHGVVVRPFVGEGVRVTIGESEANDIFLKVAEAFRKER